A window of Cyanobacteria bacterium QS_8_64_29 genomic DNA:
GGGGATCGATCCCAAATACACTGACCAGCAGCTGCGAACGACCGTGATCTTTCCGCAAGGCACGGGCCAGCCCGTTCGCGTCGCCGCGATCGCCTCAGGCGATCGCGTCGATGAGGCCCAGCGGGCCGGTGCCGATGTCGCCGGTGCCGAAGACCTGATCGAACAAATCCAGCAAGATCGGCTGGATTTCGACGTGGTCATCGCCACCCCGGACATGATGCCCCAGGTGGCCAAGTTGGGGCGCGTGCTGGGGCCGCGCGGCATGATGCCCTCGCCCAAAGGCGGCACCGTAACCAACGAGCTGGCCGACGCGATCGCGGCGTTCAAGGCGGGCAAGCAGGAATTCCGCTCCGATCGCACCGGCATCGTCCATGTTATGCTCGGGAGAGCTTCCTTTTCGGCCCAAGCGCTGCTGAGCAACTTAAAAGCGCTGCAGGATACGGTTGATCGCAACCGGCCCTCGGGTGCTAAAGGCCGTTTCTGGCGCGGGATTTTTGTTGCGTCCACCATGGGCCCCTCCATTGAGGTTGATGTGAACGCCCTGCGCGATCTCAAAGCTACGGAGCTCGCCTAACCGAGCATTCTCAACCACACCGCATCCCGACCGAAGACAGCAGGCGCACTGCGCTTAATTCCCTGCCGAGGTGGGTCTCTTACGCCCCTATTGGGGCGGCCCGCACGCATCGACAGCTTCCTGCCTCGGTCAGACCGGCCGAGGCTTTGCTGTGGTTGGGGATCTATCGCTCGCATTGGAGGCAATTGCCAACATGCCCAGAACCCCCGAGAGCAAGGAACGGGTCGTGCGCGACCTCAAACAGCTGCTGAGCGAGTCGCACCTCGCTGTTGTCATCGACTATCAAGGGCTATCGGTTGCCGAGATCGGCGACCT
This region includes:
- a CDS encoding 50S ribosomal protein L1, whose amino-acid sequence is MVRKLSRRLRDLKQQVEDRPYEPLEALQLLKQTATANFDETAEAHLCLGIDPKYTDQQLRTTVIFPQGTGQPVRVAAIASGDRVDEAQRAGADVAGAEDLIEQIQQDRLDFDVVIATPDMMPQVAKLGRVLGPRGMMPSPKGGTVTNELADAIAAFKAGKQEFRSDRTGIVHVMLGRASFSAQALLSNLKALQDTVDRNRPSGAKGRFWRGIFVASTMGPSIEVDVNALRDLKATELA